A genomic region of Bombus pyrosoma isolate SC7728 linkage group LG6, ASM1482585v1, whole genome shotgun sequence contains the following coding sequences:
- the LOC122568513 gene encoding protein giant-lens isoform X1, giving the protein MIGDRRESQEGSRARERMADLICFLLAMFGQLLVRESKGSLLGIELDETGEKFLNEYLSLDDGKHLAELQEFEDTAIELDLIDQKKKHRPMLHQPPRVLYQIGDSEDELPECLDRSEVCSKVDLYGSPWVERQCRCPDGRTCPSSLHGDDGHTIVDKTRQYKLCEPVKRLPICRYFKDVTWTLAPGGGPANATVQRVYCRCRPGSVPYLVRRQAYRSAEGSPGFIYAFACSPQSRLRCQHKEPCRLFTVRKRRSSQLEEVNASPLCQCPKGHRCPRRHTDPGSLPARSYSGILEIKTYSGYCVPSQSHHSEAVYNV; this is encoded by the exons ATGATCGGTGATCGTCGCGAGAGTCAGGAAGGATCGCGTGCGCGCGAAAGGATGGCCGATTTGATCTGTTTTTTGCTAGCAATGTTCGGGCAATTGCTCGTTCGCGAGAGCAAGGGTAGTCTCCTTGGCATAGAGCTCGATGAAACCGGTGAAAAATTTCTCAACGAGTATTTGTCTCTCGATGATGGCAAGCATCTCGCCGAGTTACAGGAGTTTGAAGATACAGCGATCGAACTCGATTTGATCGatcagaaaaagaaacatcgacCGATGTTACATCAACCGCCCAGGGTGCTCTACCAAATCGGG GACAGCGAAGACGAATTGCCCGAGTGTTTGGACCGAAGCGAAGTTTGCAGCAAGGTGGATTTATACGGATCACCCTGGGTCGAGAGACAATGTCGTTGCCCGGATGGTCGTACCTGCCCTAGCAGTTTGCACGGAGACGACGGACACACGATTGTCGATAAAACACGGCAGTACAAGCTTTGCGAGCCGGTGAAACGTCTACCCATCTGTCGTTACTTCAA AGACGTCACCTGGACTTTAGCTCCTGGAGGGGGCCCAGCGAACGCGACGGTTCAGCGAGTTTATTGCCGATGTCGGCCAGGCAGCGTACCTTATCTAGTTCGAAGACAGGCTTACAGGTCTGCGGAGGGAAGCCCAGGTTTTATATACGCATTCGCCTGTTCTCCGCAAAGC aGACTACGTTGTCAGCACAAGGAACCTTGCCGACTGTTCACCGTACGTAAGAGACGCAGCTCGCAACTCGAAGAGGTGAATGCATCGCCTCTTTGCCAGTGTCCAAAAGGTCATCGATGTCCAAGGAGACACACCGATCCAGGATCGCTGCCAGCGAGATCTTACTCCGGCATCTTGGAGATTAAAACGTACAGCGGATACTGCGTACCTTCGCAATCGCATCATTCCGAAGCGGTTTATAACGTGTGA
- the LOC122568513 gene encoding uncharacterized protein LOC122568513 isoform X2: MIGDRRESQEGSRARERMADLICFLLAMFGQLLVRESKGSLLGIELDETGEKFLNEYLSLDDGKHLAELQEFEDTAIELDLIDQKKKHRPMLHQPPRVLYQIGDSEDELPECLDRSEVCSKVDLYGSPWVERQCRCPDGRTCPSSLHGDDGHTIVDKTRQYKLCEPVKRLPICRYFKLVAIVRLIESIYQVAERSNRRHLDFSSWRGPSERDGSASLLPMSARQRTLSSSKTGLQVCGGKPRFYIRIRLFSAKQTTLSAQGTLPTVHRT, encoded by the exons ATGATCGGTGATCGTCGCGAGAGTCAGGAAGGATCGCGTGCGCGCGAAAGGATGGCCGATTTGATCTGTTTTTTGCTAGCAATGTTCGGGCAATTGCTCGTTCGCGAGAGCAAGGGTAGTCTCCTTGGCATAGAGCTCGATGAAACCGGTGAAAAATTTCTCAACGAGTATTTGTCTCTCGATGATGGCAAGCATCTCGCCGAGTTACAGGAGTTTGAAGATACAGCGATCGAACTCGATTTGATCGatcagaaaaagaaacatcgacCGATGTTACATCAACCGCCCAGGGTGCTCTACCAAATCGGG GACAGCGAAGACGAATTGCCCGAGTGTTTGGACCGAAGCGAAGTTTGCAGCAAGGTGGATTTATACGGATCACCCTGGGTCGAGAGACAATGTCGTTGCCCGGATGGTCGTACCTGCCCTAGCAGTTTGCACGGAGACGACGGACACACGATTGTCGATAAAACACGGCAGTACAAGCTTTGCGAGCCGGTGAAACGTCTACCCATCTGTCGTTACTTCAAGTTAGTCGCGATCGTCCGTCTAATCGAGAGTATATATCAAGTAGCGGAACGATCAAAC AGACGTCACCTGGACTTTAGCTCCTGGAGGGGGCCCAGCGAACGCGACGGTTCAGCGAGTTTATTGCCGATGTCGGCCAGGCAGCGTACCTTATCTAGTTCGAAGACAGGCTTACAGGTCTGCGGAGGGAAGCCCAGGTTTTATATACGCATTCGCCTGTTCTCCGCAAAGC aGACTACGTTGTCAGCACAAGGAACCTTGCCGACTGTTCACCGTACGTAA
- the LOC122568509 gene encoding uncharacterized protein DDB_G0271670, producing the protein MKPIQGAIWLLALAVGCIALPAQLQANSKNAGKTKQSKTTSLHLRQGGSNDSAIMPNGSRNIDENSIDVNNDTKIAGKNDVDGAILSKPLPLGISATIESNAVLASSLPSSSSTTSASTSTSTSTSTWTDHPLAGMTELSPASGSSSPPISKTEFSSASTSNRGTTMTTRIALNTSTSNTSLSVFPTEASSRTIATNRDTATLLSSSKKSTTNSNEFVTTPATAWSKETRESAGKIRPQIKLTTNYTSLTETGVRLPEGASAALAKPTKYHYYPHNQHIYLLPECAVQQVCNAVYVRLNFTQPLCACPGRYRDPCSASLDSDDLHTTELVTDPRTKALTLVKTCEPVAEMRECRIPRDWSLLALQNVRTGKSHYLVICRCPDANILEGPMSHDQPTYASVPGIRVYGMMCVQGNRKGRQLRYTRALSDRPQREMAQDSHNDGENTNERLNFPWYKVQQLMDIAVWD; encoded by the exons ATGAAGCCGATCCAAGGTGCGATATGGTTGCTTGCATTGGCGGTTGGATGTATAGCTTTACCGGCGCAATTGCAAGCAAATTCGAAGAATGCGGGCAAAACGAAGCAAAGCAAGACGACGTCGTTGCATTTGAGGCAGGGCGGGTCTAACGATTCGGCAATTATGCCGAACGGTAGTAGGAACATCGATGAGAACAGCATCGACGTTAACAACGATACCAAGATTGCCGGTAAGAACGACGTGGACGGCGCTATTCTATCGAAACCGCTTCCTCTCGGAATTTCTGCTACTATCGAGAGCAACGCGGTGCTCGCATCATCCTTACCGTCATCGTCATCAACCACGTCGGCATCGACATCGACATCCACATCCACGTCCACTTGGACGGATCATCCTCTCGCGGGAATGACAGAGTTGTCCCCAGCGAGCGGTTCTTCGTCGCCGCCAATTAGCAAAACAGAATTTAGTTCAGCATCGACGAGCAACCGCGGAACGACCATGACCACGAGAATCGCGCTAAATACCAGCACTTCTAATACAAGCTTGAGCGTGTTTCCTACCGAAGCTTCTTCAAGAACCATCGCTACCAATCGAGATACGGCTACCTTGCTATCTTCCTCGAAAAAGTCCACCACGAACTCGAACGAATTTGTTACTACTCCTGCTACGGCTTGGTCGAAGGAGACGCGAGAATCAGCCGGAAAAATTCGCCCTCAAATTAAGCTGACGACAAACTACACTAGTCTGACCGAG ACAGGAGTACGACTACCGGAGGGTGCGAGCGCAGCTCTGGCAAAACCAACCAAGTATCATTACTATCCGCATAATCAGCACATCTACTTGTTACCAGAATGCGCTGTTCAGCAGGTTTGCAATGCAGTTTACGTCAGACTCAACTTTACCCAGCCTCTGTGCGCTTGTCCAGGAAGATACCGCGACCCTTGCAGCGCCTCTCTCGACAGCGACGATCTCCACACTACGGAGCTGGTCACCGACCCTCGAACCAAG GCCCTAACGTTGGTGAAAACGTGCGAACCAGTGGCGGAAATGCGCGAATGTAGAATACCGAGGGACTGGTCTCTTCTCGCGCTACAAAACGTGCGAACGGGAAAGTCTCATTACCTCGTGATATGTCGCTGTCCCGATGCCAACATATTGG AGGGTCCTATGAGTCACGATCAACCAACATATGCCAGTGTACCAGGGATTCGGGTTTACGGGATGATGTGCGTGCAAGGAAATCGAAAAGGCCGACAACTGCGGTATACCCGCGCTCTTTCAG ATCGTCCCCAACGAGAAATGGCCCAAGATTCTCACAATGACGGAGAAAACACGAACGAACGATTGAACTTTCCATGGTACAAGGTACAACAACTTATGGATATAGCTGTTTGGGACTAG